The genomic region TATCAAACACATCCGGATGACCGTAGTGCATCCGTACTTTCAAAGGGTTTGCCAGAACTCGCTGGCCCAGCGTCACAAAACTTGTTTCTTGGGCTGACATGAACCAAGCAAGCGACGAAACAGATCCTGTGAAGATATTCTCTCGGACCCCCAAAATGGTTGGCTTCTTGATTCCATGATAGGCATTGAACTCCTCCAGCAGATTCCGCATTTTGAGAGCCTCCTCAAAATAATGGTCTTGATTCATATCTATTGTCTGAACTGCATCCCCCCGCGTAAAAATCATAGCGTGATTCTGATTCTCAGGTTTCCCTTCTCCAAGTTTCAAAGGTCCGGGCAATCTGACCCGATAAATCTCAACCTCACTTTGCAATTGCTGATCAAACTTCACAAGAACAGAGTAATACTCAGTCTCTTCCCTCCCCAAAGAAACCTCATCAACATATGCTACTCGAAGGGCCTCATTATTTTTCATCAAATACAGTATATCATCAGCTCGGGGATTCCTCTCTGCCTTGTGGCGTCCATACATCTGGCATGCTACAACATATGAGAACTTCATCATTGCACTCCCATATTCATGTCCCTTGAATAACAATGACACACTGCTATCTGCCCTTCTCAATTTCCGAAGAGATGGGTGCCCATCGGAGGATAGAGTGTTCGAATTTCTGTTTTCGTATGTTGAACCATATGAAATAATATGCTCAGACCCCTCTCTTACATCCATCTCAGATGCTGAATCAAGAAAAGCAAGCATCTTAAGGGCACTATAATAATACATCATCCCCCTGACTGTTCGAGACAATGTTTGACCTCTATAAGAAACCCAAAGGCGGAGGTCCCATGCTTTTGTTGTCCAGAGATCATCCTCATCTTTCAAGCCCTCTCTACGCATCCTTTCCATAAAATTATTCCATTCATCTTCATATATCTTCTGCAAATAAAACAAAGTAGTAATACCATCCTCATTCTCCTTTCGAAGAGACTCTTTGCTATATAAAACTTCCTCATCATAATATGGGGTCAAAACACTGAAAGCCATCATCTTTTCAACATAGGGAGCACGAGGCATGTTCATAAACAACGAATTGCTAAAGAAAGCAATCCGCCGTCGAGCCTCAAGATTCAATGGAACATTATGCATCGAGTCTCTTGAAGTAAGAATTGTATACAACCTTCTGAGCTGCCTAGTAAAGACTTCATCTCCGGCATCAGGAAACTCGATAGCAGTCTCAAAGAGCAGTCCCCCATCAGTTGTTGGACCTTCTAGCGCCAGGCCTTGCTCAACCAACAGGGCGGCGGTCTTCTTCACCTTTGGAAATCTTCGAACACACAATTCATATAAGGCTTGCAACAAATTTACAGCTTTATTCAAATCTTTATTTGGTTGCATCGAAAGTTTAACAAGTTCAATCGCCTTAGCATGTAGCTCTGGTAGCAGAGACATTTTGAACATTTCTGTTAACCTACCGTCCTGAATGTAGTAGTCTATTTCCTGGAATATAGTAGTCACAATGGAGAACTCTATCTTGTCAACTTTAAGAATcataagaaataaatatttaatgctATCATAAGCTTCAATGACAGCACACCGGCGATACTCGCTCTTGCATATCCTCAACCAAAGTGATCTGTCAGACTCATTTTCCAACTCTTTTGCCTGACTGAGAGCAAGTAGTAGCTCATTGCATAGAAGGAAACACGGCCATCGAATTACCCTAATTTTCCAGCAATTTGGTGGCAGTTCCAAGAGTTCTAGTTCTCGATCACTGATGATATCTTCCTCCCTGAAAGTAATAATAATCTCATTCCATATTAAAGCAAACCTGGTGGCGTCCACTTGGCTTGATTCAATTTTTGTGAAGGGTTTACCAAGTCCGTATCGTAATTTCAACCGATGGATGGCATCGCGAAGCTTCCTCAGCAACGTTGCCTGCTGACTTAGCAGCTTCTCCTCTGGCATCAGATTGAACTGCATTGCACTGGCAAAGAACTGGAACCGGAGCCTTAGTTGTGAGATATTCCGAATTTCACCCAAATGTGAGAACAGACCAGTCGTACCACCAACAACGGCCGAGATAATCGAATACCATATTTGCAAATCCATGAAGTATACCAGCACAACAGGTAACCATAGCAAAACAACTGCAACTTTGTTGGTGTTATTGAAAAACTCATGCCATTTATAATTAACACCCCTAAGTTTTAATAGGGCCTTTGTAGGAGCAACTAGAGGTTTGAACTGAAGAAAGTAACTGAAAGAAAATTTTGAAGCTAATACTCCTATCCAGAAAACAGTATACTTCACATTATCTAGAAGCCCTTGTCTCACACCACGACCAACAAAAATCCGGGTATGAAACCACCAAGTCCACAAGTATATTATACCCCAGTCCGATTCCTCAATGAAATTCCGTAAACACGGTATCACAAATAGTACACATGCCAGCATTTCTGGTATAAGAAAGCAGAAGACAATTTTAAGAAATGTACCAATCCTCTCATTTGCCTTATCTGACCAATTTCGATGAGAACCCTTCTCAATCCAAATTAATCCATAAAACACTCCAAACAAAACCGTCCATGTTATAGCCGCCAAACTCTTGAGCACCATCCTTACTCCACGCCAAGCAGTCTCTTTAGTAACCAAACTATACTGCGTTCCAGCATCAAGCACGGATTGAAGTATCCGAAGACCTCCCCAAGTGATAAACAAAGTCAACAATTTCACTAGAACATCCTTTCTCTCCAATGCTTGCCATGGATACTTAGTATCCTCCCACGCAACAATTATAGCACCCTGCATGAACAAAATCAGCATAACCCAAAGCCTATCGAAACTCTTATAGATATTCCAAAACGACCTCTGTTCAACAAACCCAGTTTTCCCCACACGCCTATCCTTCGGCGTAGTCCCGAAAAAACTAGACTCAAACTTCAAAGGCCATCCTAGTTTCTTCAAACACCTCCTACTCCAAAAATACTCATTTATATCATCATAATTCCTCCAAGCAGAATGTGGAGCTTTCCCATTTCTACTACTATCAACCTCAACCTTAATAGTATTACAAATAGGCATAACAACCGACTTCAAAAAACCGCAATCCCCCGAAACCGTCGGCAAAAAAGGACTACCAGTATTAGGGTCAATAAACTCGTCAAGAACCAAATTAAGCTCTTTCGCCATGAAATGATAAATATAACAAATACATTCAGGAACAAACCGAAGATTACCAGCTTCGCCCCAAATTAGAAGGTAAAGCAAAACATACAACAACTCCCGGCGAAGATCCGTCGGATCACGACGGCGGCGAGAGAGCGACACGCTGGACTTCAATCCGAGATAAGAACACCATGCAGTATAATTATGAAGCAGCTTCTTCCGAAACCTCTGCAAAACTCCTCCGTCAAGCGAGTCAACTATAGCTGGAGGAGGTTCAAGCCGCATCTGAGCATTTGcaagatgaagaaccaaatgctcCCTCTGATTCCTCGCGTTGTCATTCTGAAACCCAAACAACAACCGGAGCCAGTCCAGCAAGTCCATGTCCGGTTGCCACGCCATGAAACGGTGCTTTGGTAAGTCTCCGACTGTACGGAGTGCTGCCGCGGCGGCGCGTACTTCGGGATACCGGAGAGAAGGATGATCTATGAGAAGGTCGTGAACAGGTATGATGTTAAATACAGAGTTCAACGGCGGTGGCGGTCGTGGCTGGTTCACGGCAGCACCACGCGCGGCTGCCGCTGCGGCGGGGCGTTGTCTCATATACATTATAACCGTCTAACTGAAACTAAGCAGTTGAGAGTTTGTTACTAAAACTAAGTAGTTGAGAGTTTGTTACGAATACATTAGATAAGTTTTTTCATTTTCTCGCCAATTTCTCGTTGTTTTTCAGTTTCTGTTTCTTAGCTATGGCGGAAGAAGATAGAGCTATGAAGAAGGAAAGTACATAAGAAAGAACTGAAACTTTTCAAGTTTAACTGTGCAGTTTCAAGTCCACGCGCTGTGGGGTCGTGGTTGAGACACGCTCCTTTGGTTGTGGGTTTTAAAGTGTGGGGCCTATTAATACCACTATAAAAGTTCTTGAAATTTGAAACTGTTCGATCGATAAAGCGACGTCGTAATGGAATCTTACTGGGTTTTGATCCGTTTAAAGTGATTGATATAACAATTAACGGCTGAGATGAGAAGTTAGAAAAGTGACGCCACGTGTaggtgttttattttatttttttatacgtGCATGTTTTATTTTGATCTTGATAAGAAAATGAACATAAATTACTAAAAAAAGGAATCTGTGTCTGGAATATATATTCATTATTACTATTATTGGTACGACGATGATGGGTAAAAATGTAAAATTGAACTTATCTGTTTTGTTGTACACTAGCACGTGCAGCACGTGCACCAAACTTTTCATGTGTCACGGTAATGTTATGCTATTGTTGGTTTTGGTAAAGACAAAATTGAGGAGAATGAAAAGATAATGAATtttgttattaaattattttaaataaagttCCGTTAAAAAAGTATGTAAGGTACGGAGTGAATGTTTTAATTATTAACAGTTCAATGTTCAAACTTAGGGTTGAGTAACTTTCCTTACCCAAACAAGAAATTAATTTCCTTTTAAGAGATTGAATAAATAACCTCGTCTCGTGAATACGAGTGGGTTATAGTAgtcataaataatattaaataatctgCCAAAAAGagcatatttaaaatatataaataaattatgtttcaaatagaaaaataaaatgtaaaaaactGTTGGAAAGAGAACTATTATTTTTGTATGAACATCTGTGACTTTTGTCATTGTCTTTTGTTTGAATGATTATTGAAATTGAGGTCCTACAACACAGGTCATGTGTGTACTTGAATAGAAATGTTATTTTAAAGTCTGTAAATGCATGTGAGCAATCATATTTAAAGCCTCAAGCATTGCTTCTCCTCTAGTGTTGAAGTTAAACACACATATTCCACTATTGTTGATATCaagggatttttttttttttttgtaagcaagaaaTCACAATGGAGAATTAAAGGTTTTCCAATCTTGATATACAAAGACagtcaacaattgataaaaaacGATATTACAAATCAATTATGATTACGACATAGAAGACAAATGGTCTTTGCTAAAATCGTAAAAGCTATAATTGGAGTGAGTAATATCACTGAAAGAAGACCATCTCCAAACCAAAATTTTAATATTCCACACCATGTTGTTAATGTTCCAAACCTCATTCCTAAAACAAAAACCTTCTTTGTTAACCAAATAATCCAAAAAGTGGCTAATCAAAACACCTCCCAATTTGCCTTCTTTAATCTTTTTTACACGGCTAAGAGAGTACCATTCCATAAAAAACGGAAGACACTCTTTCTCCTCCAAACCCGAAAAATCAACCCAAGAAGCAATGTTCCTCCAAACAATCTTAGTCACATTGCACTTACAAAAGATATGGTTCCTATTTTCAAGTGATTATCACAAAAAAATACACTTCAAGTAAGATAAAGTTAATACCTCTATACATCAAGTGATCTTTAGTGGGTAGTCTATCAACAAAAAGTCTCCATCCAAAAGCTTTAATCTTAAAAGGAACCTCCATCTTCCAAATAATTTCTAAAGTCCCATCACACCTATTAAGAGGACCACTAGGAATACGCGAGATAGCATAGAGAGAATAACACAAAGAAACCGTAAAACCCTTCTCCGGATCAAGAGACCAAGATACCGAATCCTTTACATCATGCACACCTCCAAAAAACTCTAAACGTCCCCGCAAATCCATGAAAAGAGGTAAAATATCCGGTCCCACTACCATGGATTTGGGAATACCCAA from Vicia villosa cultivar HV-30 ecotype Madison, WI unplaced genomic scaffold, Vvil1.0 ctg.001892F_1_1, whole genome shotgun sequence harbors:
- the LOC131637032 gene encoding callose synthase 11-like; this translates as MYMRQRPAAAAAARGAAVNQPRPPPPLNSVFNIIPVHDLLIDHPSLRYPEVRAAAAALRTVGDLPKHRFMAWQPDMDLLDWLRLLFGFQNDNARNQREHLVLHLANAQMRLEPPPAIVDSLDGGVLQRFRKKLLHNYTAWCSYLGLKSSVSLSRRRRDPTDLRRELLYVLLYLLIWGEAGNLRFVPECICYIYHFMAKELNLVLDEFIDPNTGSPFLPTVSGDCGFLKSVVMPICNTIKVEVDSSRNGKAPHSAWRNYDDINEYFWSRRCLKKLGWPLKFESSFFGTTPKDRRVGKTGFVEQRSFWNIYKSFDRLWVMLILFMQGAIIVAWEDTKYPWQALERKDVLVKLLTLFITWGGLRILQSVLDAGTQYSLVTKETAWRGVRMVLKSLAAITWTVLFGVFYGLIWIEKGSHRNWSDKANERIGTFLKIVFCFLIPEMLACVLFVIPCLRNFIEESDWGIIYLWTWWFHTRIFVGRGVRQGLLDNVKYTVFWIGVLASKFSFSYFLQFKPLVAPTKALLKLRGVNYKWHEFFNNTNKVAVVLLWLPVVLVYFMDLQIWYSIISAVVGGTTGLFSHLGEIRNISQLRLRFQFFASAMQFNLMPEEKLLSQQATLLRKLRDAIHRLKLRYGLGKPFTKIESSQVDATRFALIWNEIIITFREEDIISDRELELLELPPNCWKIRVIRWPCFLLCNELLLALSQAKELENESDRSLWLRICKSEYRRCAVIEAYDSIKYLFLMILKVDKIEFSIVTTIFQEIDYYIQDGRLTEMFKMSLLPELHAKAIELVKLSMQPNKDLNKAVNLLQALYELCVRRFPKVKKTAALLVEQGLALEGPTTDGGLLFETAIEFPDAGDEVFTRQLRRLYTILTSRDSMHNVPLNLEARRRIAFFSNSLFMNMPRAPYVEKMMAFSVLTPYYDEEVLYSKESLRKENEDGITTLFYLQKIYEDEWNNFMERMRREGLKDEDDLWTTKAWDLRLWVSYRGQTLSRTVRGMMYYYSALKMLAFLDSASEMDVREGSEHIISYGSTYENRNSNTLSSDGHPSLRKLRRADSSVSLLFKGHEYGSAMMKFSYVVACQMYGRHKAERNPRADDILYLMKNNEALRVAYVDEVSLGREETEYYSVLVKFDQQLQSEVEIYRVRLPGPLKLGEGKPENQNHAMIFTRGDAVQTIDMNQDHYFEEALKMRNLLEEFNAYHGIKKPTILGVRENIFTGSVSSLAWFMSAQETSFVTLGQRVLANPLKVRMHYGHPDVFDRFWFLCRGGVSKASRVINISEDIFAGFNCTLRGGNVTHHEYIQVGKGRDVGLNQISMFEAKVASGNGEQVLSRDVYRLGHRLDFFRMLSVFYTTVGFYFNSMVVVLTVYAFLWGRLYMALSGIEKEAQKNASNNKALGAIVNQQFIIQLGIFTALPMVVENTLEHGFLPAVWDFLTMQLQLASLFYTFSLGTRTHFFGRTILHGGAKYRATGRGFVVEHKSFAENYRLYARSHFVKAIELGIILTVYASHSPLPKGTFVYIAMTISSWFLVVSWIMSPFVFNPSGFDWLKTVYDFEDFVNWIWYPGGPFLKAEFSWETWWYEEQDHLKTTGIWGKLLEIILDLRFFFFQYGIVYQLGIADNKTSIAVYLLSWIFMVAVVAIYISLAYARDKYATNEHIYYRLVQLLVTMVTVLVIVLLLEFTSFSFVDLLTSSLAFIPTGWGIILIAQVLRPFLQSTLVWDTVVSLARLYDLLFGIIVMAPMAILSWLPGFQSMQTRILFNEAFSRGLQISRIVSGKKSA
- the LOC131637025 gene encoding uncharacterized protein LOC131637025, with protein sequence MVVGPDILPLFMDLRGRLEFFGGVHDVKDSVSWSLDPEKGFTVSLCYSLYAISRIPSGPLNRCDGTLEIIWKMEVPFKIKAFGWRLFVDRLPTKDHLMNHIFCKCNVTKIVWRNIASWVDFSGLEEKECLPFFMEWYSLSRVKKIKEGKLGGVLISHFLDYLVNKEGFCFRNEVWNINNMVWNIKILVWRWSSFSDITHSNYSFYDFSKDHLSSMS